In one window of Chryseobacterium sp. JV274 DNA:
- a CDS encoding serine hydrolase domain-containing protein, with product MKSSFYLLILIAFLSSCQTSKKVFSEKRDYSFLTDSLNIEPQLEKYKLPGFSLVVFENYKIVYSSQVGVKSMNSKEKLDENTAFSTASITKPITALLCHILEEKGLINLNDPIDKYLKRWHLPKSKFTENNSPTWKQFLNHTAGTSQGGFEDHYEGEKIPTITQSLLGQIPRYDKEIEFLFTPGTSFEYSGGGYVIIQMALEDTLNKSIAELAQEYIFSPLGMKNTTMIQPNEKGFLKNVAFVHDKEGKVIKTGLPITPQVAPSGLWSTPTDLAKLSIEIQNALRNKNNKVISHQVAKEVTKVTALKNAVGGWSYGWQKSFGYSNYDWFSCNGSNTGVGGNILASMTDGNGMVYLANGEKPNRFPVMNYTRTKVLTLMDWNKTIHEDIQELPLNLKKQLIGTYDDFLYGQGMETKILEKNNRLYVESPILEHFKGKNEYELLYLKNGTFRIVDYPNLLKFDFSNGKVNSVILTRDSLKTEVKIIKK from the coding sequence ATGAAAAGCTCCTTTTATTTACTAATTCTTATAGCGTTTCTTTCAAGCTGCCAAACAAGTAAAAAAGTTTTTTCGGAAAAAAGAGATTACAGCTTTCTTACTGATAGTTTAAATATTGAACCCCAATTAGAAAAGTACAAACTTCCTGGATTCAGCCTTGTTGTTTTTGAAAATTATAAGATTGTATACTCAAGCCAGGTGGGAGTAAAATCAATGAATTCTAAAGAAAAGTTAGATGAAAACACTGCTTTTTCTACAGCATCTATTACAAAACCAATCACCGCACTTCTTTGCCATATTCTTGAAGAAAAAGGCTTAATCAACCTGAATGATCCAATAGATAAATACTTAAAGCGATGGCATTTGCCAAAAAGTAAGTTTACTGAAAATAATAGCCCAACCTGGAAACAGTTTTTAAATCATACAGCCGGTACAAGTCAGGGGGGATTTGAAGATCATTATGAAGGAGAAAAAATTCCAACGATAACACAAAGCCTTTTAGGGCAGATTCCCAGATATGATAAGGAAATTGAATTTTTGTTCACACCGGGAACCAGCTTTGAATATAGCGGTGGTGGCTATGTAATCATCCAAATGGCATTAGAAGATACTTTGAATAAATCTATTGCAGAATTGGCACAAGAATATATCTTTTCTCCTCTTGGAATGAAAAATACCACAATGATTCAGCCTAATGAAAAAGGATTTCTAAAGAATGTGGCTTTTGTACATGATAAAGAAGGAAAAGTGATAAAAACAGGTCTACCCATCACGCCTCAGGTTGCACCATCAGGGTTATGGTCTACTCCTACAGATTTAGCTAAGCTTTCCATTGAGATCCAAAATGCGCTACGCAATAAAAACAATAAGGTGATTTCTCATCAGGTAGCAAAAGAAGTAACAAAAGTGACTGCTTTGAAAAATGCAGTTGGAGGATGGAGCTATGGCTGGCAAAAATCTTTTGGATATAGTAATTATGATTGGTTCTCGTGTAATGGTTCCAATACTGGAGTTGGTGGCAATATTTTGGCTTCTATGACAGATGGTAATGGGATGGTATATCTTGCCAATGGTGAGAAACCGAATCGTTTTCCTGTAATGAATTATACCAGAACAAAGGTTCTCACATTGATGGATTGGAATAAAACAATTCATGAAGATATTCAGGAACTCCCATTAAATCTTAAAAAACAACTCATCGGAACCTATGACGATTTTCTGTATGGACAGGGAATGGAAACGAAAATTCTGGAAAAGAATAACCGTCTGTATGTAGAGTCTCCAATTTTAGAACATTTTAAAGGGAAAAATGAGTATGAATTACTCTATCTGAAAAATGGAACCTTCAGAATTGTAGATTATCCGAACCTGTTAAAATTTGATTTTAGCAATGGAAAGGTAAACTCTGTCATCTTAACAAGAGATTCGCTGAAAACAGAAGTCAAGATTATTAAAAAATAG
- a CDS encoding DUF2911 domain-containing protein, translating to MNTMIKSATMIFAAMTISVNAFAQETKKPASPPATATGKIKDATITIAYSSPSVKGRTIWGGLEAYDKVWRAGANEATTFETDKDITVQGKKLPAGKYSFFLIPKASGTWTAIFNKEPKQWGAYKYEEAKDALRVDVKTKALPATQETLVYKINNNGFTMDWDKISVPVEVK from the coding sequence ATGAATACAATGATTAAGTCTGCTACCATGATTTTTGCTGCAATGACGATTTCAGTGAATGCCTTTGCACAGGAAACTAAAAAACCTGCCAGCCCTCCGGCTACTGCTACAGGGAAAATTAAAGATGCAACCATTACCATTGCCTATAGCAGTCCTTCTGTTAAAGGACGTACAATCTGGGGCGGTTTAGAAGCTTATGATAAAGTTTGGCGTGCAGGTGCCAATGAAGCAACTACTTTCGAAACGGATAAAGATATTACCGTTCAGGGTAAAAAACTGCCTGCAGGTAAATACAGCTTTTTCTTAATTCCTAAGGCATCCGGAACCTGGACTGCCATTTTCAACAAAGAGCCAAAACAATGGGGTGCTTATAAATACGAAGAAGCAAAAGATGCTTTGCGTGTTGATGTAAAAACAAAGGCTTTACCGGCAACACAGGAAACTTTAGTTTATAAAATAAACAATAATGGATTCACAATGGATTGGGATAAAATCTCAGTTCCTGTAGAGGTAAAATAA
- a CDS encoding sodium:solute symporter, which yields MSNIDWTVLIFTLVVVVVYGVFIGRGQKSNESYLKADNKMPWYIVLIGIMATQASAITFLSAPGQAYTDGMRFVQYYFGLPLAMIVICITFIPIFQRLNVYTAYEYLENRFDKKTRVLTSLLFLFSRGLSTGISIYAPSIILSSVLNWNIYLTNVLTGGILLIYTYIGGAKAIAHTQKLQFLIILGTMAFAGFLLVQNMPDGIGFKDALYLAGKSGKLNVITTEFDWKDKYNIWSGIIGGFFLALSYFGTDQSQVGRYITAKDNTNAKMGLLLNGLVKIPMQFAILLIGALLFAFFSLKPAPIYFNERSYQYLKESQPEQAAIFEKEHQDLQIKFNAESKEILKLKETHSPQLKKTIQDFKNTQTQVKALHGRVEEAINNSNYNAEKTDTNYIFLYFVKNTLPVGMIGLLFAVIFLASWGSISAALNSLAACSLKDVHLIFSKEIPDQETELKYSRLHTLAWGIFSIGVAMFATQMGSLIEAVNVLGSLFYGPILGIFLVAFYYKKINGANVFIAAILSEIAVIAVYQFDIVSFLWLNVIGAAAVIIFSTIGLLFYKPKAVNS from the coding sequence ATGAGCAATATAGATTGGACAGTTCTCATTTTTACACTTGTTGTAGTAGTTGTTTACGGCGTATTTATCGGTCGTGGCCAAAAAAGCAACGAATCCTACCTGAAAGCAGATAATAAAATGCCCTGGTACATTGTGCTTATCGGTATTATGGCTACGCAGGCAAGTGCCATTACATTTCTTTCAGCACCGGGCCAGGCTTATACAGACGGGATGCGTTTCGTTCAGTATTACTTTGGCCTGCCTTTGGCGATGATTGTTATCTGTATCACTTTCATCCCGATTTTTCAGCGCTTAAATGTTTATACGGCCTATGAATATTTAGAAAACCGTTTTGATAAAAAAACAAGGGTACTTACTTCACTGCTATTTCTTTTTTCCAGAGGCCTATCAACAGGAATCAGCATTTATGCTCCGAGTATCATCTTATCAAGCGTTTTAAACTGGAATATTTATTTAACCAATGTTTTAACAGGCGGTATTCTGTTGATTTACACTTATATTGGCGGAGCAAAAGCGATTGCTCACACCCAAAAATTACAGTTTCTCATTATTCTGGGAACCATGGCTTTTGCTGGTTTTCTGCTTGTTCAAAATATGCCGGATGGAATTGGTTTTAAAGATGCGCTTTATCTGGCGGGAAAATCCGGAAAGCTCAATGTAATCACCACAGAATTCGATTGGAAAGATAAGTACAATATTTGGAGCGGGATTATTGGCGGTTTTTTTCTGGCACTTTCTTACTTCGGTACGGACCAGAGTCAGGTTGGGAGATATATTACCGCGAAAGACAATACCAATGCAAAAATGGGCTTGCTGTTGAACGGATTGGTTAAGATTCCGATGCAGTTTGCTATTCTCCTGATCGGTGCTTTGCTTTTCGCTTTCTTTTCTCTGAAACCGGCTCCGATTTATTTTAATGAAAGATCTTATCAATATTTAAAGGAATCACAACCTGAACAGGCTGCGATTTTTGAAAAAGAGCATCAGGATTTACAAATAAAATTTAATGCAGAATCTAAAGAAATTCTAAAGTTGAAAGAAACTCATTCTCCCCAACTTAAAAAGACAATTCAGGATTTTAAAAACACACAAACCCAGGTAAAAGCGCTTCACGGCAGGGTAGAGGAAGCGATCAATAATTCAAACTATAATGCGGAGAAAACGGATACCAATTATATTTTCCTGTATTTCGTAAAAAATACCTTGCCTGTAGGGATGATCGGCTTACTGTTTGCCGTCATTTTTCTGGCCAGCTGGGGTTCAATTTCTGCAGCGCTGAATTCTCTTGCCGCCTGCTCATTAAAAGATGTTCATTTGATATTTAGCAAAGAAATTCCTGATCAGGAAACCGAATTGAAGTATAGCCGGCTGCACACTTTAGCCTGGGGTATTTTCTCAATTGGTGTAGCCATGTTTGCCACGCAGATGGGTTCCCTTATTGAAGCGGTGAATGTATTAGGCTCTCTTTTCTATGGCCCGATATTAGGGATTTTTCTTGTCGCATTTTACTATAAAAAAATCAATGGTGCGAATGTATTTATTGCTGCCATTTTATCAGAAATTGCCGTCATTGCCGTTTATCAGTTTGATATCGTTTCTTTCCTTTGGCTTAATGTAATTGGGGCTGCTGCGGTAATTATATTTTCGACAATTGGGTTATTGTTTTATAAGCCAAAAGCAGTAAATTCGTAA
- a CDS encoding PLP-dependent cysteine synthase family protein: MSNVYDNILGLIGHTPMVKLNTVTKDIPATVYAKLESYNPGHSTKDRIALHIIENAEKKGLLKEDSVVVETTSGNTGFSIAMVCIIKGYKCILAVSDKTKPEKIAYLKALGATVYICPANVPADDPRSYYEVAKRIAQETPNSIYINQYFNELNIDAHYQTTGPEIWEQTEGKITHLFACTGTGGTLSGSAKFLKEKNPDIKIIGVDADGSILKSYHETGEIHKEDVHPYQIEGMGKNLIPAALLFDKVDEFVRVNDEMSAYRTREIALKEAIMGGYTTGAVTQGLIQYAQSHELTENDLIVLIYPDHGSRYITKVYSDQWMAEQGFVNNCVHNYDEVFKTEFIK; the protein is encoded by the coding sequence ATGAGTAATGTTTACGATAATATTCTTGGCCTAATAGGACATACTCCGATGGTGAAGCTAAATACTGTTACAAAAGATATTCCAGCAACCGTTTACGCCAAGTTAGAATCATATAATCCTGGACATTCCACCAAAGACCGAATCGCACTTCACATTATAGAGAACGCAGAGAAAAAAGGCCTTTTAAAAGAAGATTCTGTAGTTGTAGAAACTACATCAGGCAATACTGGGTTTTCTATTGCGATGGTATGTATCATTAAGGGATATAAGTGTATTCTTGCAGTAAGTGATAAAACAAAACCTGAGAAAATTGCTTATCTGAAAGCATTGGGTGCTACGGTGTATATATGCCCAGCCAATGTACCTGCAGATGATCCGAGATCATACTATGAAGTTGCTAAAAGAATTGCCCAGGAGACTCCTAATTCTATTTACATCAATCAATATTTTAACGAGCTTAATATTGATGCGCACTATCAGACGACGGGTCCAGAGATCTGGGAACAGACAGAAGGTAAGATCACTCACCTTTTTGCCTGTACAGGAACTGGTGGTACACTATCCGGTTCTGCCAAGTTTTTGAAGGAAAAAAATCCGGATATCAAGATCATTGGTGTGGATGCAGATGGTTCTATATTGAAGAGCTATCACGAGACAGGAGAAATCCATAAAGAAGATGTACATCCTTATCAGATTGAGGGAATGGGTAAAAACCTGATCCCTGCTGCCCTGCTTTTCGACAAGGTAGATGAGTTTGTAAGGGTAAATGATGAAATGTCCGCGTACAGAACCCGCGAAATTGCTTTGAAAGAAGCCATTATGGGAGGTTATACTACCGGAGCAGTAACGCAGGGTCTGATACAGTATGCCCAGTCTCATGAGCTTACAGAGAATGACCTGATTGTTTTAATATATCCTGACCACGGTTCCAGATACATCACTAAAGTATACAGTGATCAATGGATGGCCGAACAGGGATTTGTCAACAACTGTGTTCACAATTATGACGAAGTTTTCAAAACGGAGTTTATCAAATAA
- a CDS encoding aminotransferase class I/II-fold pyridoxal phosphate-dependent enzyme has protein sequence MDIFERIKENPGPLGQFADYGEGYFIFPRLEGPIGPRMQFQGREVIFWSANDYLGLCNHPEVIEADAKAAAEYGMFYPMGARAMSGETDQHLQLERELADFVQKESAYLLNFGYQGMVSTIDALVSRNDVIVYDMDSHACIVDGVRLHAGKRFTYKHNDMESLEKNLQRATKVAEETGGGILVITEGVFGMRGQQGKIKEICDLKSKYQFRLLVDDAHGFGTLGKTGAGVGEEQDCNDQIDVYFSTFAKSMAGFGAFLAGDKEIIRYLKFNLRSQIFAKSLTMPMVIGGLKRLELLRSKPEIKAKLWENVYKLQNGLKERGFNIGDTNTCVTPVMMQGTPVEATLLVKDLRENYGIFTSVVVYPVIPKGMILLRLIPTASHTDAEINETLAAFEAIHDKLVSGYYKEQEQKLLQEQGLSFKPI, from the coding sequence TTGGATATTTTTGAAAGAATAAAAGAAAATCCAGGACCACTTGGACAATTTGCAGATTATGGTGAAGGCTATTTTATTTTCCCAAGATTAGAGGGACCTATTGGCCCTAGAATGCAATTTCAGGGTAGAGAAGTAATTTTCTGGAGTGCCAATGACTATTTAGGATTGTGTAATCATCCTGAAGTAATAGAAGCGGATGCAAAAGCGGCGGCAGAATACGGAATGTTCTATCCAATGGGAGCAAGAGCAATGTCTGGTGAAACAGATCAGCATCTTCAGCTGGAAAGAGAATTGGCAGACTTCGTACAAAAAGAATCAGCATACTTATTGAATTTTGGCTACCAGGGAATGGTTTCTACCATTGATGCTTTGGTGAGCAGAAATGATGTAATTGTTTATGATATGGATTCTCATGCCTGCATCGTGGATGGAGTAAGACTTCATGCCGGTAAAAGATTTACCTACAAGCACAACGATATGGAGAGCCTTGAGAAAAACCTTCAGAGAGCAACTAAGGTGGCTGAAGAAACAGGAGGAGGTATTCTTGTGATTACAGAAGGAGTTTTCGGGATGAGAGGCCAGCAGGGAAAAATCAAAGAGATTTGTGATCTTAAATCAAAATATCAGTTCAGACTATTGGTAGATGATGCACACGGTTTCGGAACACTTGGTAAAACGGGTGCCGGTGTGGGTGAAGAGCAAGACTGTAATGATCAGATTGATGTGTACTTCTCTACGTTTGCTAAATCAATGGCAGGTTTCGGAGCATTCCTTGCAGGTGATAAAGAAATCATCAGATATCTGAAATTCAACCTGAGATCACAAATCTTTGCAAAATCTCTTACAATGCCAATGGTAATCGGAGGATTGAAAAGATTGGAACTGTTGAGATCAAAGCCTGAGATCAAAGCTAAACTTTGGGAGAATGTTTACAAACTGCAAAACGGACTTAAAGAAAGAGGATTCAACATTGGAGATACCAACACTTGTGTAACTCCGGTAATGATGCAGGGAACTCCGGTAGAAGCAACTCTATTAGTAAAAGACTTAAGAGAGAATTACGGTATCTTCACATCAGTGGTGGTATATCCGGTGATTCCGAAGGGAATGATTCTTTTAAGATTAATTCCTACCGCTTCTCATACAGATGCAGAGATTAACGAAACTCTGGCCGCATTTGAAGCGATTCATGATAAATTAGTAAGTGGTTACTATAAAGAGCAGGAACAAAAATTACTGCAGGAACAAGGATTAAGTTTTAAACCGATTTAA
- a CDS encoding DMT family transporter, which translates to MKLRGYALGILSAVSYGLIPIFILPIKQVHFSMDITLFYRFFFSALMVGGYLLYSRESFKINKKEALILAVLGTCYALSSDFLFLGYDFLTPGIASTVLFIYPVIVALIMFFFYKEKLSRLSVVSLLFAFAGVIVLCLKGNGLEINFTGLGIVMLSSLFYALYMVIVNKANLKVSGFKLTFFSMFFTSLFFMTKAVMGHESFAIPSISIFLNFLVFAFLTTVISSLCLVYAIKHIGSTPVAILGALEPVVAVMVSVLLFHEKFTTNLLIGITLILLGVTLNVISSQKKIEHI; encoded by the coding sequence ATGAAACTTAGAGGTTACGCATTGGGGATTCTGTCAGCTGTTTCATATGGGCTGATTCCGATTTTCATCCTGCCTATCAAGCAGGTACATTTTTCAATGGATATTACATTGTTTTATAGATTTTTCTTTTCAGCTTTGATGGTGGGAGGATATCTGCTGTATTCCAGAGAGAGTTTTAAAATCAATAAAAAAGAAGCATTAATTCTGGCAGTGCTTGGGACCTGTTATGCTCTTTCTTCGGATTTTTTGTTTTTGGGTTATGATTTTCTTACTCCGGGAATTGCTTCCACCGTGTTGTTTATCTATCCGGTTATTGTAGCTTTGATCATGTTTTTCTTTTATAAGGAAAAACTTTCCAGATTATCTGTAGTTTCATTATTGTTTGCTTTTGCAGGGGTGATTGTTTTATGCTTAAAAGGAAACGGATTGGAAATTAATTTCACAGGTTTAGGAATCGTGATGCTGAGTTCTCTTTTTTATGCCCTTTATATGGTCATTGTGAACAAGGCAAACCTAAAGGTATCAGGATTTAAGCTTACTTTTTTTTCCATGTTTTTTACTTCGCTGTTTTTTATGACAAAGGCAGTTATGGGTCATGAATCATTTGCTATTCCTTCCATATCCATCTTTCTGAACTTTCTTGTTTTTGCATTTCTTACTACAGTGATCTCAAGTTTATGCCTAGTATATGCCATTAAACATATTGGTTCTACACCAGTGGCCATTTTAGGAGCATTAGAACCGGTAGTTGCGGTAATGGTAAGTGTATTGCTATTTCATGAAAAATTTACTACAAACCTGCTGATAGGAATCACTTTGATCCTTTTGGGAGTTACCCTGAATGTAATTAGTAGTCAAAAGAAGATAGAACATATCTAG
- a CDS encoding NADPH-dependent F420 reductase yields the protein METLKKVAVIGLGNIGKAIAGDLINNSHEVIVASRNNEDSADFAQQSNGFAQSMDIDQAINEADIVIPAIWFGAFKEFFNDYGDMLKNKIIVDVSNPIAPDGNGGFKKIIGEKESAGELNRSVLPQGAKLVKAFGTLGAGNLAGASNGNPEKAVLFYASDDSSIDKDIEKVIENAGFDPLKVGGIDQSIRIEVFGDLHEFGALGKTVSLSEAKSKL from the coding sequence ATGGAAACATTAAAAAAAGTGGCCGTTATCGGTCTGGGGAATATTGGAAAAGCAATCGCAGGTGATCTGATCAATAACAGCCATGAGGTGATTGTAGCATCAAGAAATAATGAAGATTCTGCGGACTTCGCTCAGCAATCCAACGGTTTTGCTCAAAGTATGGATATTGATCAGGCAATCAACGAGGCAGATATTGTGATACCTGCAATATGGTTTGGGGCTTTTAAGGAATTTTTCAATGATTATGGGGATATGCTGAAAAATAAAATCATTGTTGATGTATCCAATCCTATTGCTCCAGATGGAAATGGAGGGTTTAAAAAGATTATCGGAGAGAAAGAATCTGCTGGAGAGCTTAATAGATCTGTACTTCCCCAGGGAGCCAAGCTTGTAAAAGCATTCGGAACATTAGGGGCTGGAAATCTTGCCGGAGCATCCAACGGAAATCCTGAAAAAGCAGTATTGTTTTATGCTTCAGATGATTCATCTATTGACAAGGATATTGAAAAAGTGATAGAAAATGCAGGATTTGATCCTTTAAAAGTAGGAGGGATTGATCAGTCTATTCGTATTGAAGTTTTTGGAGATTTGCATGAATTCGGTGCATTGGGGAAAACAGTGAGCCTTTCAGAAGCGAAGTCTAAATTATAG
- a CDS encoding PIG-L family deacetylase, with the protein MFKKVIIVSILGFNTVFCSAQQVRPSKSSEIYRELKTLKHLPKVLYLAAHPDDENTGLLSWLINDQNVETGYLSLTRGDGGQNLLGTEQGAALGLIRTHELLEARKLDGAQQFFTRAIDFGFSKNTTDTFKQWDENSIIADAVWVIRKFRPDVIICRFPPTAAAGHGQHAASAVVAEKAFKLAGDKTAFPDQLKYVNVWQPKRVLWNTFRFGGVNTTAENQLKVTVGQYDAQLGMGYGELAGLSRSLHKSQGAGTQSVAGIRTEYFAHVTGEPAKETLFDGVVKTWTSKGNADIDHSLDEIISAFNFNNPEHSLPALLALRKKILALPDADLKKDKITALDNIILSCAGFMGEVVTSQAEAVAGDHYNFRLNLISRTVNPVVLENVKWLGQSESINKKLSKDSLVTIQHDIQIPADAALTEPYWLAKPAVNPAIFSVPNDTLVGLPEAESPLNVLLDLKIGSEKLQVKLPLSFKKLDPVRGDVVEALRIVPALELKFTQPVYLVKENEDLHLSLNVKVNSNKQYSNGILNLMYNGERLGSADVNSLKGKDTTIEYIIPKNKLASIHSDRLQLDANFVADGVTYNKKQVLIQYPHLPTLQYFAPATVTVMKGDIQAAVKKVGYIEGAGDFIPDFLRIAGIQVDVLKDEDFYGSVNESGGSGSQNKLSQYDAIVMGVRANNTEKKLGRWMPFLWSYAKAGGNLVMQYNTNQDTTVDKLGIYNFSIANKRVTEENAAVTFLNPNHKVLNFPNKITADDFKGWVQERGAYFPAQWDAAYEPLFEMHDTDEEPLQGSTLYAKYGKGNFIYTPLAFFRQLPAGNVGAARLFLNFLSAQKN; encoded by the coding sequence ATGTTCAAAAAAGTAATCATTGTATCTATCCTTGGATTTAATACGGTTTTTTGTTCGGCCCAACAGGTTCGGCCCTCAAAATCATCTGAAATTTACCGCGAACTCAAAACACTTAAACATCTACCTAAAGTTTTATACCTTGCCGCTCATCCCGATGATGAAAATACAGGATTACTTTCCTGGTTAATCAACGACCAAAATGTAGAAACGGGTTATTTATCTTTAACCAGAGGTGATGGTGGTCAGAATTTATTAGGTACAGAGCAAGGTGCTGCATTGGGTTTAATCAGAACACATGAGCTTTTAGAAGCAAGAAAGTTAGACGGCGCCCAACAGTTTTTTACCCGGGCGATTGATTTCGGGTTCTCTAAAAATACAACCGATACCTTTAAACAATGGGACGAAAACAGCATTATCGCTGATGCAGTTTGGGTCATCCGTAAATTCCGTCCAGATGTTATCATTTGTCGTTTTCCTCCTACTGCTGCGGCAGGCCACGGACAACATGCGGCTTCGGCTGTGGTAGCGGAAAAAGCTTTTAAGCTGGCAGGTGATAAAACGGCTTTTCCAGATCAACTAAAATATGTGAATGTATGGCAGCCAAAACGCGTATTGTGGAATACTTTCCGATTTGGCGGAGTCAATACGACTGCTGAAAATCAACTGAAAGTTACCGTTGGGCAATATGATGCGCAACTGGGAATGGGCTACGGTGAGCTTGCAGGATTAAGCAGAAGTTTACATAAAAGCCAGGGTGCGGGAACACAGTCTGTAGCTGGCATCAGAACTGAATATTTTGCCCATGTTACCGGCGAGCCTGCAAAAGAAACACTTTTTGACGGAGTTGTTAAAACCTGGACTTCAAAAGGAAATGCTGATATTGACCATTCGTTAGATGAAATTATTTCTGCTTTCAATTTCAATAATCCGGAACATAGCCTGCCTGCATTGCTTGCATTGCGAAAAAAGATTCTGGCGCTGCCTGATGCAGACCTAAAAAAGGATAAGATTACGGCACTTGATAATATCATTCTAAGCTGCGCCGGTTTTATGGGCGAGGTGGTTACCAGTCAGGCTGAAGCTGTTGCCGGAGATCATTACAATTTCAGGCTCAATCTGATTTCAAGAACTGTAAATCCTGTTGTTTTAGAAAATGTAAAATGGCTAGGTCAGTCAGAGAGCATCAACAAAAAACTATCAAAAGATTCTTTAGTTACCATTCAGCATGACATTCAGATTCCTGCAGATGCAGCACTCACGGAGCCTTACTGGCTGGCAAAACCAGCTGTGAACCCGGCAATTTTCTCTGTTCCCAATGATACTTTAGTTGGTTTGCCTGAGGCAGAATCACCACTTAATGTTTTGCTTGATTTAAAAATCGGTTCGGAAAAGCTTCAGGTTAAGCTTCCTTTATCTTTCAAGAAATTAGATCCGGTGCGTGGTGATGTTGTCGAAGCTTTGCGCATTGTTCCTGCACTGGAACTGAAATTTACACAACCGGTTTATTTAGTCAAAGAAAATGAAGATTTACATTTGAGTTTAAATGTTAAGGTTAATTCTAACAAACAGTACAGCAACGGTATTCTCAACCTGATGTATAACGGAGAGAGATTGGGAAGTGCTGATGTAAATTCGCTCAAAGGGAAAGACACTACCATCGAATATATTATTCCTAAAAATAAGCTTGCCTCCATACATTCGGATCGTTTGCAACTGGATGCAAATTTTGTGGCAGACGGAGTAACTTATAATAAAAAACAAGTATTAATTCAGTACCCGCATTTACCCACCTTGCAATATTTTGCGCCTGCAACGGTAACCGTAATGAAAGGTGATATTCAGGCAGCGGTTAAAAAAGTGGGTTATATAGAAGGTGCTGGTGATTTCATTCCTGATTTTCTGCGTATAGCAGGTATTCAGGTAGATGTCCTGAAGGACGAAGATTTTTATGGCAGCGTAAATGAATCCGGCGGAAGCGGCAGTCAAAACAAGCTGTCACAATATGATGCCATCGTAATGGGTGTTCGTGCCAATAACACAGAGAAAAAGCTGGGTCGCTGGATGCCTTTTTTATGGTCTTATGCAAAAGCTGGCGGTAATCTGGTGATGCAGTACAACACCAATCAGGATACCACTGTTGACAAATTGGGGATTTACAATTTCAGTATTGCCAATAAGCGGGTTACCGAAGAAAATGCTGCAGTTACGTTTTTAAATCCCAATCATAAAGTACTGAACTTTCCGAATAAAATTACTGCGGATGATTTTAAAGGCTGGGTACAGGAGCGTGGTGCCTATTTCCCTGCTCAATGGGATGCAGCGTATGAACCGCTTTTTGAAATGCACGATACAGATGAGGAACCTCTGCAGGGATCAACTTTATATGCCAAATATGGAAAGGGTAATTTTATTTATACACCGTTGGCATTTTTCAGACAGCTTCCTGCGGGAAATGTTGGGGCGGCACGTTTATTTTTAAACTTTTTATCTGCACAGAAAAACTGA